CACAGGCCTGTGCTGGGCAGGCTCCCCCTGGCTGAGAACGGGGCTCCCGGGCCCTTGCTGCTGTCCAGCCACAAGCAGAGCCTCAGATGCTAGGCTtccacctctgtctccagggtccAGAAGGCCCTGTCCTGACGCCGCCTCTCCTTGCAGGAGTCTGACTGGAAGGTGCTGAAGCTGGTTCTGGGCAGGCTGCCTGAGTCCCTGCGCTACAAAGTACTCATCTTTACCTCCCCTTGCAGTGTGGACCAGCTGTGCTCTGCTCTCTGCTCCATGGTAGCGTGGCCGgcctggggttggggtgggggacgCGGTGGGATTCTTCCCGAAAAGACTGCGAGCCTCTGGGCAGAGCAAGTGAGACCCTCCAGGCTGGGGCTCCATTTCCCTCAGACGCAGCTGCACTCTCAAGCAGATTGTGCCTTTGGCAGGGTGGAGGGACCCCTGCCCCCACTCGCAGCTTTTGGGACCGACGTCAGAGGTCCCTAGCCAAGGGCATGTCACTGAGTGTGGATGCCTCTCATCCTTTTCCTGAGCGGGGCTCCCATGCTGTTCACATCGCATTCCTGGTGTGTTCCTTGGCAGACACTCCCGCCACTCTGAAAGGGAGACCCTTCctaggagggaggcaggaaggctcCCCAACCCCTTGGCCCCCTTTCCTGGGCCTGCGTTCCCAGGGCCTCCCCGGCCCCTCTGGCTACCCCATGACCTGGCTGCTGGGGAGGGGTTTCATGCCTGGATTTGATCATCAGCTTTCAGGCCCAAAGACACTGGAGCGGCTCCGAGGCGCCCCAGAAGGCTTCTCCAGAACTGACCTGCACCTGGCTGTGGTTCCAGTGCTGACGGCATTAATCTCTTACCATAACTACCTGGACAAAACCAAACAGGTAGGAGGTCACAGCAGGACAGGCCAGCTTGGTGGGGCCTGGGATTCCAGGACTTGGCCCAGGTAGGCCCCACATTGTTTTCATAAATGGGTTTCTGCCAGGCCAGGGGTGAGTGAGCTGGCTCTGCTTCCCCGGGTGGCTGCCAGGTGCCCAGCGTGGGGGCATCCGATTCCCCCGGTGCTTCTAGCTCTCTCAGGCCTGGGAGCCCTCCGGTGTCCCCGTCCACCCCGGCAGTGTCTCCGCTCCCTGCGGAGTGCTGCCTGGCCTGTCCCTGCTGTCCCATGGGGCAGGTGGCCATGCCGTTGGGTGGAGCGGGGCTGGTTCTGAGGCGCAGGGCGGGCAGGCCAGAGGCCTTGGCTTCTGCCTCTCTCCACACCCACCATCAGGTGCTGGAAACTCACAGAGGCACCGTGCCTTCACCCGCGATCTGCCTCAGGTCCCCCGTCCCAGTCGCATTCCTCCACACCTCTCTTTGATGTGGCCCTCCGGGATGAGGAGCTGGTATCCTAGAGATTCTGGCTCCCACTCAGGGCCATGCCCGCCAGGAGCTGAGACTCGGCCCGTCTGTGCCCCAGGCCTCAGCTCCTGACGGAGGCCCTGTGGGGAGGTGATGTCGAGTTCCCACCCCTCAGGCTCAGCCCCACCATACTGGGCCACTTCAGCCCCTCTGAGAGGCTCCCCAGGTCCTCACAGGTCTTGCCCCAAAGCATAGCCAGCCTTGCTGGGCTGCAGGTTCTGAGGCCTTACTGGCCCATAGTGTATCCGAGGGCTGAGGCCGGCTTTGGGAAACGGAAGCTGTTCCCGGGACACTGCCTGGCAGGCCGTCTGGCCCCAGGCTCTGCCTGAGTGCCGCTCATCTTCTGCTGTCCTCATGGAAGACACTGCCCAGGGTTGGTGTGGGATCTGGCGGTCTCGCCACTTCAGGCAGCGCAGCCCCTTGCAACAGAGCCAGCCTGTTAGGACCCCAGGAGCGGGCGATGAGATCCCAGTGTGTCTGGGTTCTGTTGGCCTGTGGGATGGTGTCGGAATGCAACTGACCGGAGCAGTCTGCTGTGCAGAGTCTGCTCGAGTAGCTCAGCGCCGGTGGCTCTGCCCCATAGGCATTCAGGGACTTCCTAAGCCTTGGCCCTTCTCCCGGTGGAGCGCTCGAGGTTGGTGAGAGGGAGGCGAGGTTGCCTCTGCTGCGGGCGGGTGGGGCTTGAGACGCCCTGTCTCCTGCAGCGCGAGATGGTCTACTGCCTGGAGCAGGGCCTCATCCACCGCTGTGCCAGCCAGTGCGTCGTAGCCTTGTCCATCTGCAGCGTGGAGATGCCTGACATCATGATCAAGGCGCTGCCCGTCCTGGTGGTGAAGCTCACACACATCTCGGCCACAGCCAGCATGGCCGTCCCGCTGCTGGAGTTCCTGTCCAGTGAGTCCCCGCCCtgcctgcacatgcacccctgagGTTCGGGCTGTGCCCTGTGTGGAATACCTTGTGTGGGCTTCTCTGATGCCCTCTCAGGACTCCTTGGGGAACCTGAGTGTCTCACCTGCTGTTGCCTCAGGGCCTGGGTGTCTCTGCCTGGCTGCTGTGAGTGCTCTCCCTCCTGGCCTTGAGGGGCGGCTCCTCTCACCCCCGTAGTGTCCATGTGAACGCCCCTCCTTGAAGAAGCCTCTTCCCCCTGAGCCTTGGCCCTGCCCTGGTTCTGGGCCTCCTCTCTGTCCATCAGAGCACACATTGCTTCATGGGGGCTTTGTTCGCTTCCCCCAGACTGACTTCAGGAGCTCAGGTGCCTGCCCCTTCCGCTTGTGCATCTGGGCGGGCCCTCAATGTTTAGATGGCAGAAGGGCACTGCTGGGCCAGCACTTCGTGTAGAGGCTGGAGAGGAGATTGTGTGTACTTTGTGGGCCACATACGGGTCCTGTcagtctttctgttttgtttataatCCTTTAGAAGCATAGAAGcctggccgggcgtgatggctcatgcctgtaatcctagcactttgggaggctgaggtgggtggatcacctgaggtcaggaaatcgagaccagcctggccaacctggcaaaagcccgtctgtactaaaaatacaaaaattagctgggcatggtggcgggtgcctttagttccagctactcgggaggctgaggcaggagaatctcacgaacccgggaggcggagcttgcagtgagcggagatcacgccccagcactccagcctgggcgacagagcaagattccgtctcaaaaaaaaagtgtggaagGCTTTCCTCACAGGTCACACAAATGGCAGGCCACAGCTGGAATTGGCCTGGGAGCCGTGGTTGGCTGGCCATGGGACGGACAGCTGAGGCCAGGGTCGGGAAAGCCCCGTCCGTGTGACTGTGGCCTTCCCTCCTCTGCAGCACCCCGTTGCTGTCGTGGGCAGAGCAGCCTGTTGCCTTTAGAGGCCCTGCACGGGACCCCGGCTCCCCTGACCACTGTCTTTGTTACTGCAGCTCTGGCCAGGCTGCCGCAGCTCTACAGGAACTTCGCCGCGGAGCAGTATGCCAGTGTGTTCGCCATCTCACTGCCGTACACCAACCCCTCCAAGTGAGTGGCCGCCCCAGGTCCCGTGCCTCCAGCCCTGGCCAGGCCTTGCAGCAGAAAGCCCTGGCAGCCTTGGTGCCCAAGGCCTGAGCGCCTCTGCTTTTTGCACTTCATGCCCTGGGGACGTTTCCCTGGTGCCAGGATGGAGTGCCAGCCCCCTTCTCGTCTCAGGTTTAATCAGTACATCGTGTGTCTGGCCCATCACGTCATAGCCATGTGGTTTATCAGGTGCCGCCTGCCCTTCCGGAAGGATTTTGTCCCTTTCATCACTAAGGTAGGCCCAGGGCCGGCGAAGGCTGTGTCCCTTGACAGGCCAGGGCTTGCTTTGCCCTTGGCTGTCCATGGCTAGGGCAGAGTGATGACGGGCAGGCAGAGGGCAGTGGGAGGGTGTTTGGGGCTGTGCCTGTGGCGCTGGGGGCTCTGCTGGGCAGCCTGAAGGGTTTTGATGCATGGTGGGCATGGAGGGGTGGGAGCTGGTGCTGCTGCCTTGCCCTCAGCGAGCAGCTTGTCCCCGGCCAGGGGGCACCCAGCAGGCCTGTTGAGGGCTGGGCCTCCACCCCCCATTGCCACCCCTCACTGTCCGGGCCTGCTCATTCTGCCAGGGCCTGCGGTCCAATGTCCTCTTGTCTTTTGATGACACCCCCGAGAAGGACAGCTTCAGGGCCCGGAGTACTAGTCTCAACGAGAGGCCCAAGAGGTACGGCCTGCAGGGGTGTGCCTGGCATCGGTGTGGGCGGGGAAGGACGTGGGGCTGTGGCCTGGCTGACGGTGCCTCCAGGTCAGTGAGTCGAAATGGGTCCTGCGGCTGGGGGCCAAGGTGCCCTGGAGTATGTGAGGCAGGGCAAGACCTGCAAGGGCCGCTAACACCCCTCAGCCCCTCACCAGGTTGGCCATGGTGGCCTGCAGCACGGTAGCACCATGGCCTGGGTCCTGGCCGCTCGTGCCACACGCACCTACTTGTGGAGTTGGGGAATAGGGTGCAAGCTGTAGGCGCCTGAGCCCCTTGAAGGAGCCCGGCCTTGTCTGGGGCTCCCCCCTCCTCTGCAGCCCCCAGCCTGCCGCCAGCCAGGGACTCTGCTTCACCATCACTGCCGCCTTGCCAGATCGCAAAGAGCTGAGCTGGCCTCTGTGTTCTTGTTTGCATTTCATTTGAACGGCTTTCTCCTCCCGTCCCCCACCTTCCTGCCCAAGCTATTTTGGCTTTCCCTAGATGGGAATACGGCATTTTCCAGCGTGACCTCAGCTCGGAAGCTGTTCTCTGGAGCCCCTGGGGGCTCGGGGTCAAGCTCGGCCATTTCAGCCAGAGACTCCTTTCTGGGGTCTTGGTTTCTTTTCCTAGTGACCTTCAGGGCCTGGCCACTGAGGCCTCCGTGCCTCCTCGGTCAGAGCTGGGCGGTGTCTGCCTTCCCCGGGTGGTGGGATCGCCTGGCCAGCACAGCCTGGAATCTGCCGTGGGGGTGGCCCACACACGTTTAATTTGCACTGATGTTTGTTTTGGTGTCATGCGTGAAGCCTTACTTTTCCTCAGTCATGTTTACCAGATGTATTATcatgcatttttgttttctgtctcttcccCGCTAACTGCCCTTTGGCATGGCTCTTTTGCTCATCTCACCCGCGGGATCTCTCCATCCTGACCCTGTGGCCTGGGACCTTTCCTCCTCACCCCTCCACTGGCTTGTTCTCCCCTCCCGGGAGCTGGGCTCTCTGGGGCGTTGGGGCTCCTTCCTCACCCGATAGTCTGAGGATAGCCAGACCCCCCAAACAAGGCTTGAATAACTCTCCACCCGTGAAAGAATTCAAGGAGAGCTCTGCAGCCGAGGCCTTCCGGTGCCGCAGCATCAGTGTGTCTGAACATGTGGTCCGCAGGTAGCGGGACTGTGTTGGGTGGGGGGCACGGACCCTGGAGCTTGGCCCCGTGAGCACCTGGGTGGCAGTGCATGGGGCTGCTTGCATGACCTCGTCGTCTGCCCGTGTCCTCCCTGGCCAGCCCAGGGGGAGCTGGTGACGAGGGGTGGAAGGGTTGCATTCTGTCCCCAGGCCCCGTATGAGCACGGGCTGGCTGCACGCATTCCTAGGCCCCTTCAGGGTGCCGCTCGGAGACAGCCAGGCGTGCGGGGCAGCGGCCTCCACAGGCTGTCCCCAAGGGCCGCAGTGCTGGTTGGGGGAGACACCACTCCTGGTTTTGACCTTTTCGTATTCTCTAGAACAGACGTTTTTCCTTGGGCTCTCTTCTCAACagggtttattttttgttgtagCTGAAAGGGAATAAGGGGCATTTGGGGAGGGTGCTGGGGTGGGGCCAGCCTGGGAGGGTCTGGGTGGGGGCCAGGATCCTCCAGGGCATGGGCCTGGGCCCCAGGCCACGGCTTCAGTCAGTTCTCCCTGCGGTGTCTGCGTGCAAATATGGGCTCTCGGGCTCTCGGCTGTCTCCTGCCTGGGGGTCACCGCTGCTGGCACTGGCAGAGGGGATATCTATCTCCTCCTGGAAGCCCGTTGCAGCCCAAGGGGTCCCACAGCCCTGAGTCCATCCACCTCCTTGCCTCAGGCCGGCCTCTGCTGTGCGGGACTTGGCCAGGGGTTGGGGTGGTAGGGGTGCTCGGTGAAGCTTAAAGCCGTTTTCTAGCACCTTCTGTATCATGAGCAAAATATTGCCTAGGGGCTATGAAATGTGTATCAGAATGAACCCCCCGGAAGCCTCTTCCCCGTCAGTTAGTGTGACTGGTCACTGGCTGTGGAGCCCCGGCAGCCGCTTGCCTGTCACTTACGTGTGACTGGTCACTGGCTGTGGAGCCCCGGCAGCCGCTTGCCTGTCGCTTAGTGTGACTGGTCACTGGCTGTGGAGCCCCGGCAGCCACTTGCCTGTCACTTACGTGTGACTGGTCACTGGCTGTGGGGCCCCGGCAGCTGCTTGCCTGCCTGGGAGTGAGGGTGAAAGGCCACGCGGGGATCCCAGACCTCTGTGTGCTCGCCGGAGGCAGCCTGCGGGCAGAATGCAACGTGGGCCTATCTGCGTGGCCTCCGCCTCTCTGCATGACTACACTGTTTCGCCATGAGGCCGTCACCTAGTGCTCCCGTGGGCTTTGGTGAGGGGGTGTCTGTCTCTCTAGCCTCCTGAGTCTGCTCTGACCAATGGGCCTGGTCTTCCCCCCGCGGCGTCTCCCCGTTCTCTGGGGTGATGTGGTCCACGTGATGCTCAAGCCGAGGCTCGCTGGGCCGCCCACACCCTGTTGGGTTCTTTCCGAGCGAGTTCCTCGGCCGTGCATGCATTGAGCTTTGATCCCTTGGTGATAGGCGGCTCGGCCCGCCCTGCCTGGCACCCTGACCCCGGTTGCGGCCTCTCCCTCCAGCAGGATACAGACATCCCTCACCAGTGCCAGCCTGGGGTCTGCAGACGAGAACTCCATGGCCCAGGCTGACGATAGCCTGAAAAGCCTCCATCTGGAGCTCACGGAAACCTGTCTGGACATGATGGCCCGATACGTCTTCTCCAACTTCACAGCTGTCCCGAAGAGGTGCAGGCAGCACTCCAGGGCTGGGCGGGCCTTCGGGAGCCGAGGCATGCGGGAGCTCCACGGGCGAGCTGGGTTTCACGCTCCCTGTCTTCTAGGTCTCCTGTGGGCGAGTTCCTCCTGGCGGGTGGCAGGACCAAAACCTGGCTGGTTGGGAACAAGCTTGTCACTGTGACGACGAGTGTGGGAACCGGGACCCGGTCGTTACTAGGCCTGGACTCGGGGGAGCTGCAGTCCGGCCCGGAGTCGAGGTGACTGCACCTTCCTTCTCTCCATGCCTGCCAGCCTCGACACTGGCTGTCCCAAGCCCATGCCCACGAGGCACCCTCGTGCCAACCTGGGGACTGAGTCCACCCTGTGCATGGGATTCTCTTCTTAGCTCCAGCCCCGGCATGAATGTGAGACAGACGAAGGAGGCGCCAGCCAAGCTGGAGTCCCAGGCTGGGCAGCAGGTGTCCCGTGGGGCCCGGGACCGGGTCCGTTCTATGTCAGGTGAGCCTTGGCCCCAGCCACTCCCACACAGGCACCAGGGCTCCCTCAGTGGCTGCTGCTGGTCCCAGTGTTCAGGAAGGCCCCTGAGCCCAGAGGCCGGGGTGGCTGGCTTCAGGGCTGGCCCACGTCCTGACTCGGGGTGAGGCCTCCACAGCTTAGCCCACAGCCGTGGAGTGGCGGAGTGCGGCCCGCTCACTGCAGAGGGGCCTGTTCTGGGAGCCGGTGTTTCCTGTGGGTCTTTAGCCCGGCTCAGTCCTGGAGCCGCCTCTGCTCCAGGGAGCCATGGTCTGACTGCAGGGCAGGTTCTGGGTCCCTCCCTGTGGCCCGGGGTCCACTGAGGCCAGTGCTGTGGTGGGCTGTGCTTCGAGGGCAGAGCTGCCACCCTCTCTGGCTCCCTGTGGCACCAGCCTGCCAGGCCCGGGGGAGCATTCAGCTTTAGGCTGGTGGTTTTGCATCAGGTAGGTGGTGCTCACCAGTCCTCCGCCCTCCTCTTCAGGGGGCCATGGTCTTCGAGTTGGCGCCCTGGATGTGCCGGCCTCCCAGTTCCCGGGCAGTGCCGCTTCTCCAGGACCACAGACTGCACCAGCCGCGAAGCCTGAGAAGGCCTCGGCCGGCGCCCGgcttcctgtgcaggagaagacGAACCTGGCCGCCTACGTGCCCCTGCTGACCCAGGGCTGGGCGGAGATCCTGGTCCGGAGGCCCACAGGTACTGGGCGGGGCTGGCCTGGGCCCCGTCCCTCTGCCAGTCACCCACAGAGCTGTGGACACACGGGTGATTGCAGACTTGGCCGTCTTGGGGTATTTGGGGGTAACTTTTTCTCCCCCCCgaacagagtgtcgctctgtcgtccaggctggagtgcggtggcgcgatctcggctcactgcaagctccgcctcccgggttcccgccattctcctgcctcagcctcctgagtagctgggactacaggcgccgccacctcgcctggccaatttttttgtatttctagtagagacggggtttcactgtgttagccaggatggtctcgatcccctgacctcgtgatcagcctgcctcggcctcccacagtgctgggattacaggcgtgagccaccgtcctGGCCATTTGGGGGTACTTTTAAGTCTCCAGAGGTGAGCTGCGAGGGGCGATCCAGGTGGCCGAGGTGGGGCAGGGGCCTGTAGTGAACCAAGTGGCTTCCACGGCAGAGAGTCGCCCTCCGcgcctggaggctggaagtctgagatccagGTGCTGCTTGGCAGGAGCTGCTTCTCGGAGGCCTCAGTCCTTGGCCTGCAGCGGCTTTtcccctgtgtcctcacaggctCTTTCCTGGGTGTCTGCGTGTTAATCTTAGGAGGAGACCAGCCGTGGCTTGGTCCACTCTGGTGCCTTGTTAGCCTTAATTACCTTTCCTCTGAAACCCAGTCTCCAGAGACAGTCCTGTTCCGAGTTCCCGGGGTTGGGATTAAAGCACACCAACATGGGGGGCACAGCTCAGCCTCTtcccagaggcagagggaggcctGTGCAGTAGGCCCAGAGCCCAGGGCCGCCTGGGTGTGGCTGAGGGGTGCGAGGAGTGGGGTTCCGGCCCTCCTGGAGGCCTTGGGTCCGGACTGTGAGGCTGTGGGCTGGAGGCTGCCGCTCACAGGTGCCTCCCCAGGCTTGGCCGAGCCTGGCCTCGGGACCGGAGCTGATGGGGGCGGCAGGGTGGTGGCCGCCAGCGCTGGCTCTGACATTGTGGTCCTGAGGATCGTGGGAGGGAGCATCAGGGCAAAACCAGGGCCCAGCCAGGAGGCCTCCCGGGAGCCAGGGATGGGCATGGGGCGGCGCTGGCCTCAGGCCAAAGGTGCTGCCGCCTCTGCAGGGAACACCAGCTGGCTGATGAGCCTGGAGAACCCGCTCAGCCCTTTCTCCTCGGATATCAACAACATGCCCCTGCAGGAGCTGTCCAACGCCCTCATGGCAGCTGAGCGCTTCAAGGAGCACCGGGACACAGCCCTGTACAAGTCGCTGTCGGTGCCAGCAGCCAGCACGGCCAAACCCCCTCCTCTGCCTCGCTCCAACACAGGTGGGTGGCATGGCGGGCCTTAGCATGGGCTCTGCTCCCACTGGCCTGGTGCTCCTGGTGACGGCAACATGGCTGCTCTCCGCTGAGGGCACCTACACGGCTGGGGGTGGCCCCTGGCCTGCCTCAGCACAGTCATCCTCTGGTGTCTGGGAGAAGGCTGGCCTATGGGAGGTGCCTGCCCTCTCAGGAAACTGGAGCTGGCAGTGTCAAAAGCAGTAGGGGCCCTGTGGAGCCTTTGCCCAGCACCCTCCATGGGGAGTCCAGCACTGCAAGCTCCAGGAGGCTCCGCggcagcctccctccctgcctgggcCTGGGTTTGGACACCTACGCCCGCCTGCACACTCTCGGCCCCCACCCCACTCGGCACCGTGCTTCTCGCCAGACCCTCTGGCCCTTCTCTGTGGCTGCAGATGGCACTTAGCAGCCTAGGATGTCTACTCACGGGAAGAGGAGGCCCAGCCCTCCTCAGGTCCGCCCGAGCAGCTTCCAGCTCTGGGCCCCGTGCGCGCCCCTGCCGGCCGCTGGCCCTGCCCTCTCTCCTCTGCAGGCACGGGGCCTGTGCTCTCTGCTCGACCTGTGTGTAGCCCTCCTCCTGCTGACGTGGCCGCGCACGGCCTTCCCTTGCAGTggcctctttctcctccctgtaCCAGTCCAGCTGCCAAGGACAGCTGCACAGGAGCGTTTCCTGGGCAGGTATTGGCGCGCCTCTCGAAGGGAAGCGGTTCGCTGCAGAGCGCCACTCTGCCTCATAGATGCTGTGCTCATCGCCTCATCCGCCCGCCCCCATGGTCCGTCTGGCCTCCTTTGCCCTGGGGAGCAGGTCCCGACTCGCATGAGGACGTCTGTGCAGAACGCCTTGGCTTAGCCAGCGGGATCCCCTTGACTCGATCCCTTTGTGGCTGAGCCCCGTCTCTGCGCTGTGCAAGCACGCCCAGCTTCAGGCCCGAGGGGGGGGGTGGCCTAAGTCTCCATGGTGACATCAACTGAGCTGCAGACTCTGACGGGGGCCGGCTCTTTAGGGGGAAGCCCGCCCCAGGCCCCTGCCGAGCTGGCCTTGCCCTGGTCTGGTGGCTCCCCGGCCTCTGGTGGCTCCCCTGGCCTCTGGTGGCTCCCCTGGCCTCTGGAACCCACAGATGGGGCTGCGTGTGCCTCGCGTCCCAGGTTGACCAAGGGCCCTGCAGACtgacctctgcctgttacccccaggccctggcagggagtgctgtgaCCTGCATGGTGCTCCCCTGCCAGGTCTCCACGTGCGGACAGGAGCAAGTTCGGAAGGGCTGCGTGGGACGGGCCCTGGGgcgtgtgactgtgtgtgtgcagGGCTGTGTGGGCTCCTGGGGGCTGTGTTGGTCCCTCTGTTGCTGCTTCTACTCCCTTTCCCTCTGCCCTGACGCTGGCACAGGAAATACTGCTTTGGGACCTCACACCCTCTCTCCCCAGCTGTTGGTCTGGCTTGGAGGTGGAGGGTGAGCCTCTGCTCTTGGGAGCGGGCTCCCAAGTCTGTTTGCAAATAGGGACTTCCCCACGCCACGGagtctctgcctccttcctcGGTTATGGAGGGCTGGTTTCAGGTGCCCCCTCTTCTAGAGCCGAGGCCCGTCTTGGGCGGAGAGTGTCTTGCCCCTGCCTACCTGGAGGCACAGGGGTGGCTGCTGGTGGACTACGGTGGGCAGAGCCGGTTGCCTGCCCATCCCCCAGGAGCTCATGCAGGAGATGTCTGTGTCAGGGTTACACCCAGGCCCTCCCAGTGTCTTCCCTGCCCGCTCGGTGGATGGCAGCAGTAAGCAGAGCCCTGGGGAGGCTCGCAGGGCTGCTGTCCCTCTGGTCAGAAGGCTGGTTCTCAGAGCCTTCTGTGAGCGCCAGGGCCTGGCCTAGCCCCACATCCAGCAGCCCCGTCTGTGTCCTCCCAGACTCCGCCGTGGTCATGGAGGAGGGAAGTCCTGGCGAGGTTCCTGTGCCAGTGGAGCCCCCAGGATTGGAGGACTTTGAGGCGGCGCTAGGCGTGGACAGGCGCACAGACGCCTACAGCAGGGTGAGTGTGACTCAGAGCCTAGACCCTCCTGAGCTGGGGGGTCTCCTTGTGGGAGGCAGGGCTCGGCGTGGGTGGGCCTGCACCCGGGGAACTGGCTCTGTGAACTTGGGCGAGATGATCTTCCACATCCTTTGTGCACAGACGGTCTGCACTTCCCAGCCGTCCACCTGGGCCGGCCCCTGGCTGCTGGGCAGCCTGTGGTCTCGGGATGCTGATACCTCGGCTCGCACAGTGTGGGGCACAGCTGGTGGTGGTGCTGCTGCTTCACGGGTGGGGACCGTAGCCTGGTGCTTGGGCTGCTCTGTGGCTCTGGGACAGAGGACAGATAGGGCCTCTCACCACCTCCAGGGCAACCCCAGGTAGGCTCGAGGGTGCCTCCTGATGGGATTCTCTTTGGGATGGTCCTTTCTAGTCGTCCTCAACCTCCAGCCAGGAGGAGAAGTCATTCCACGCAGAGGAGCTGGTTGCCGGGGGAATCCCCATTGAACGAGCCGTCTCCTCGGAGGGTGGCCGGCCCTCTGTGGACCTCTCCTTCCAGCCCTCACAGCCCCTGAGCAAGTCTAGCTCCTCTCCTGAGCTGCAGACCCTGCAGGACATCCTCGGGGACCCTGGGGACAAGGCTGACGTGGGCCGGCTGAGCCCTGAGGTTAAGGCCCGTTCACAGTCAGGGATCCTGGACGGGGAAAGTGCTGCCTGGCCAGCCTCGGGCGAAGACAGTCGGGGCCAGCCCGAGGGTCCCTTGCCTTCCAGCTCCCCCCGCTCACCCAGTGGCCTCCGGCCCCGCGGTTACACCATCTCCGACTCGGCCCCATCACGCAGGGGCAGGAGGGTAGAAAGGGATGCCTTTAagagcagagccacagcttccAATGCAGAGAAAGTGCCAGGCATCAACCCCAGGTGGGCCTCTTGCTTCCGGGCGGGGCTCCTGATACCATCCTGCAGGAACCTGGTGCCTCAGTTGCCCCAGGCCGAGCAGGCTGGGGAGGGTCCTCGCCTGTGCCCTAGGGCTGGCTGGAGCCCCTGGCAAGGCGGTGGAGTGGGAGATGGCCAGGTTCTGTGTTCCTCCCTGGGCTGTGGCTGCCCTGGCCAGGCCTTCACCTGGGTGCCCACTGTCTCCTCCCTGTGCAGTTTCGTGTTCCTGCAGCTCTACCATTCGCCTTTCTTTGGCGACGAGTCAAACAAGCCAATCCTGCTGCCCAATGAGGTAGGCGTGGCCTCCCTCTCCTGCAGTCTGCTGGAGCTTTGTGGCTCTGGGGAATGGTGGGGGGCCCAGCTCTGCTGCTCAGAGCTGAAGCTTACAGGGGGCTCTAGCCTCGGCTCCCTGTGGCAGCCTGCTGTGGCCAGCCTGGGTGGGGTGGCTTCCCATGGACAGGCATCTGGGGCTCAGACAGGGCTCTGTGTGCCATAGTCACAGTCCTTTGAGCGGTCGGTGCAGCTCCTCGACCAGATCCCATCATACGACACCCACAAGATCGCCGTCCTGTATGTGGGAGAAGGCCAGGTGAGGCTGCAGGGCGAACCTAGGTGCCTGGACAGGGCCAGCTGGGCCTCAGCCTGCAGGGGGTGGGAGTCTGGGCCCCCTACGCTCCGCGGAGCTCAACACTGCTGGGTACCCTAGAGCATGAAGTGCTCATTGAGCTCCATGCCACATGCTGCTCTGAGTGCTGAGGACCCAGACGCGAGTGACAGGTCAGCGTGTGAGCACCTGGCATGCCAAGGAGTCGGAAGGACTGGGCGGGTGGCACCGGTCGCGGGGCTGGGGAGGGTGCTATTGGTCAGTGAGCTGACAGCTGAGTGGTGAGGGAGAGGGCAGGGGGAGCCTGCATAAGGGGTAGGGGCATCCCGCACAGCAGCAGCAGGTGCAGAGGCCGGGGGCACCCTGCCCAGCCGGAGCATCTGTGCTGGGCCAGCACAGTAGCCGACAGGGTAGGCAGCGTCAGTGCCCTAGAGGCTGCACCTTCATCCCAAGGGAaagggcagggcctgggctgCTTCTGACTCAGCCGAGTCTCAATGAgtccctcctgctgtgtggctcgTGGAGGTGGGTGGTGACGGTCTCTGTGGGAGCACGGTAGGCCCCTGGGGGCAGGCTGCTGAGGAGCCAGGGCCCCGGCTGTGCTTTGAGGGTGGAGCTCCCTGATTTTGCTGGCCAGGCATA
This genomic window from Macaca mulatta isolate MMU2019108-1 chromosome 20, T2T-MMU8v2.0, whole genome shotgun sequence contains:
- the TSC2 gene encoding tuberin isoform X33, translated to MERFFRSESRGAVRIKVLDVLSFVLLINRQFYEEELINSVVISQLSHIPEDKDHQVRKLATQLLVDLAEGCHTHHFNSLLDIIEKVMARSLSPPPELEERDVAAYSASLEDVKTAVLGLLVILQTKLYTLPASHATRVYEMLVSHIQLHYKHSYTLPIASSIRLQAFDFLLLLRADSLHRLGLPNKDGVVRFSPYCVCDYMEPERGSEKKASGPLSPPTGPPGPAPAGPAVRLGSLPYSLLFRVLLQCLKQESDWKVLKLVLGRLPESLRYKVLIFTSPCSVDQLCSALCSMLSGPKTLERLRGAPEGFSRTDLHLAVVPVLTALISYHNYLDKTKQREMVYCLEQGLIHRCASQCVVALSICSVEMPDIMIKALPVLVVKLTHISATASMAVPLLEFLSTLARLPQLYRNFAAEQYASVFAISLPYTNPSKFNQYIVCLAHHVIAMWFIRCRLPFRKDFVPFITKGLRSNVLLSFDDTPEKDSFRARSTSLNERPKRIQTSLTSASLGSADENSMAQADDSLKSLHLELTETCLDMMARYVFSNFTAVPKRSPVGEFLLAGGRTKTWLVGNKLVTVTTSVGTGTRSLLGLDSGELQSGPESSSSPGMNVRQTKEAPAKLESQAGQQVSRGARDRVRSMSGGHGLRVGALDVPASQFPGSAASPGPQTAPAAKPEKASAGARLPVQEKTNLAAYVPLLTQGWAEILVRRPTGNTSWLMSLENPLSPFSSDINNMPLQELSNALMAAERFKEHRDTALYKSLSVPAASTAKPPPLPRSNTDSAVVMEEGSPGEVPVPVEPPGLEDFEAALGVDRRTDAYSRSSSTSSQEEKSFHAEELVAGGIPIERAVSSEGGRPSVDLSFQPSQPLSKSSSSPELQTLQDILGDPGDKADVGRLSPEVKARSQSGILDGESAAWPASGEDSRGQPEGPLPSSSPRSPSGLRPRGYTISDSAPSRRGRRVERDAFKSRATASNAEKVPGINPSFVFLQLYHSPFFGDESNKPILLPNESQSFERSVQLLDQIPSYDTHKIAVLYVGEGQSNSELAILSNEHGSYRYTEFLTGLGRLIELKDCQPDKVYLGGLDVCGEDGQFTYCWHDDIMQAVFHIATLMPTKDVDKHRCDKKRHLGNDFVSIVYNDSGEDFKLGTIKGQFNFVHVIITPLDYECNLVSLQCRKDMEGLVDTSVAKIVSDRNLPFVARQMALHANMASQVHHSRSNPTDIYPSKWIARLRHIKRLRQRICEEAAYSNPSLPLVHPPSHTKGPAQTPAEPTPGYEMGQRKRLISSVEDFTEFV